The genomic region TCGCTGTTGTCGATCGCGCTGCGGTAGCGAAGCATGCGCCACTCGCCCCCATATTGTGACAGCAGCGGTTCGTCGCCAATGCGAGTGACCAGATTGTCGTGCCAGCGGCGATACCCGATTAAATCCCGGATCGTGCCGACCTTCAATTCGTGACGCTGCGCGAAGGCGCGCAACTGATCACCGCGCGCCACGGCGCCCGTCTCATCGAGAATTTCGCAGAGCACCGCCGACGGATTCAGTCCCGCGAGCCTTATTATGTCCACTGCCGCTTCGGCATTTCCGGCGCAAGCGAGAACGCCGCCGTCCCGAACCACCACGGGGAAGACATGGCCCGGCACCACAAGTTCATCCGGATCGCGGGTGGAAATCGCGACCGTGATCGTTCGGGCGCGATCCGCGGCGGAGATTCCCGTCGTCACCCCCGTGCGCGCCTCGATCGACACCGTGGCGGCGATGCGGGTTCGCGGCGCCGCATCGCCGACCATCGGCGGCAGTCCCAGTTCGTCGACACGCGCCCGAGACAATGCTAGCCGGATCAACCCGCGCCCGTGCGTGGCCATAAAGTTGATGGCTGCGGGCGTCACCATTTGTGCCGCGATCACCAGATCCCCGGGGCTGTC from Sphingomonas sp. CL5.1 harbors:
- a CDS encoding 3,4-dihydroxy-2-butanone-4-phosphate synthase, whose protein sequence is MSTPMAHDRALVPAPADLIALAGNGGMFIMVNEIGCDSPGDLVIAAQMVTPAAINFMATHGRGLIRLALSRARVDELGLPPMVGDAAPRTRIAATVSIEARTGVTTGISAADRARTITVAISTRDPDELVVPGHVFPVVVRDGGVLACAGNAEAAVDIIRLAGLNPSAVLCEILDETGAVARGDQLRAFAQRHELKVGTIRDLIGYRRWHDNLVTRIGDEPLLSQYGGEWRMLRYRSAIDNSEVIVLCKGEIDPTSPTPVRIHRLSRRSDILSVPGSDFQLLHRTMMHVGEAGHGVIVLIEPEDLSVEPEVEPSSHPYSDQMIRTLGISAQILADLGIHDIVRLTNTPPPRGYGVDAFGVNIVGDHPIGFTDDQHVAGAQP